In the Sediminibacter sp. Hel_I_10 genome, one interval contains:
- a CDS encoding energy transducer TonB: MEPKKNTKSDVSRNSSLYFAVGLALMMTLTYLTINYRSYEEEVIDIGQLDLGELEDEEIPITQQQIIPPPPPPPPPKVPEEIEIVEDEKEIEETVIESTETSQEEEIVEVEEVEVAEVEEDIEVPFSVIENVPVFPGCENEKGNNAKKQCMSDKITQFVSRKFNTELAGELGLSGRQRINVIFKIDKTGNIVGVRARAPHPGLEKEAQRVIGLLPKMQPGKQRGKAVIVPYSLPILFQVQD; this comes from the coding sequence ATGGAACCTAAAAAGAATACAAAATCAGACGTTAGCAGAAATAGTTCGCTCTATTTTGCTGTTGGTCTGGCATTGATGATGACTTTGACGTATTTGACAATCAATTATAGGTCTTACGAAGAAGAAGTTATTGATATTGGTCAGTTGGATTTAGGTGAATTGGAAGATGAAGAAATTCCAATCACCCAACAACAAATAATTCCACCGCCACCGCCACCACCGCCACCAAAGGTTCCCGAAGAAATTGAGATTGTAGAAGATGAAAAGGAAATTGAAGAAACGGTAATTGAGTCAACCGAAACTAGTCAAGAAGAAGAGATTGTTGAGGTAGAGGAAGTTGAAGTTGCTGAGGTAGAAGAAGACATTGAGGTGCCATTTTCAGTAATTGAGAATGTTCCTGTGTTCCCTGGATGTGAAAATGAAAAGGGGAATAATGCTAAAAAGCAATGTATGTCTGATAAAATCACTCAATTTGTAAGCCGGAAGTTTAATACAGAACTTGCTGGTGAGTTAGGGCTTTCAGGAAGACAACGTATTAATGTGATATTCAAGATTGATAAAACAGGTAATATTGTTGGTGTTAGAGCAAGAGCTCCGCATCCAGGTCTTGAAAAAGAAGCACAGCGCGTTATCGGTTTATTACCTAAAATGCAACCTGGAAAACAAAGAGGAAAGGCCGTAATTGTGCCCTATTCTTTACCAATCTTATTTCAGGTACAAGACTAA
- a CDS encoding energy transducer TonB has protein sequence MKNLKKTHDIAGQSNDNVRKSQKHDANLRKNSSLYFQIGLILCLLGTYGLFEMKFEDKTYKQPDLAGLLPEDHTFDARNYIPEPDIPKVEPVKQVKKQVITNKFEIKDDDVVLEPIDIITKPQPTGIVIDPSIFTDEDEPVGETLPEIFNLRDLEMVPIYPGCEGMTNNKDRVQCMSDKLAQLIQRKFDTGLAAELGLSGVQRINVQFKIDKSGKITEVLTRAPHPRLEQEALRMTGKIPVMKPGLQQKKPVSVLYNLPIVFKVQD, from the coding sequence ATGAAAAATCTTAAAAAAACGCACGACATTGCTGGTCAGAGCAATGATAATGTGCGAAAATCACAAAAGCATGATGCAAATTTACGAAAAAACTCATCCTTGTATTTTCAAATCGGATTAATTCTTTGCCTTTTGGGTACTTACGGATTATTTGAGATGAAATTTGAGGATAAGACCTACAAGCAACCAGATTTGGCGGGATTGCTTCCGGAAGACCACACGTTCGACGCTAGAAATTATATTCCAGAGCCAGATATTCCGAAGGTCGAACCTGTAAAGCAAGTTAAAAAACAAGTGATCACCAATAAGTTCGAGATCAAAGATGATGATGTTGTATTAGAGCCAATAGATATAATTACAAAACCTCAGCCTACTGGTATTGTTATTGATCCTTCTATTTTTACAGATGAAGATGAACCTGTTGGTGAGACCCTACCAGAAATATTCAACTTGAGAGATCTTGAAATGGTACCTATTTATCCAGGTTGTGAAGGAATGACCAATAACAAGGATCGTGTTCAATGCATGTCTGATAAATTAGCTCAATTGATTCAAAGAAAATTCGATACCGGTCTAGCGGCTGAGCTTGGCCTTTCGGGAGTACAGCGTATCAACGTGCAATTTAAAATCGATAAATCTGGAAAAATCACCGAAGTCTTGACCAGAGCTCCACATCCGAGATTAGAGCAAGAAGCTTTGCGTATGACCGGTAAAATACCTGTTATGAAACCTGGATTGCAACAGAAAAAGCCTGTTTCGGTTTTATACAACTTGCCTATTGTCTTTAAAGTACAAGATTAA
- a CDS encoding VanZ family protein: MPTRNLLVLKKWSLILVIGYATALTIGSLINTGGMPELGSSYDDKIYHFIAYSMFTILAYNYFSYKQKKHKILYAAVFVIVYGIVIEVLQHVLTSNRTLDAYDVLANSLGVLLAVIALVLRKRMNLKMNA; this comes from the coding sequence ATGCCTACAAGGAACTTGTTGGTGCTTAAGAAATGGTCGCTTATCCTCGTGATTGGCTACGCTACAGCGCTTACCATTGGTAGTTTAATAAATACTGGCGGGATGCCAGAGTTGGGCTCTAGTTACGATGATAAAATCTATCATTTTATAGCCTATAGCATGTTTACCATATTAGCTTATAACTACTTTAGCTATAAGCAGAAAAAGCATAAAATTTTATATGCCGCTGTTTTTGTAATCGTTTATGGCATTGTTATTGAGGTGTTACAACATGTTCTTACATCGAACAGAACCTTAGACGCTTATGATGTTTTAGCGAACTCTTTGGGAGTTCTATTAGCTGTAATAGCATTGGTCTTAAGAAAACGAATGAATTTAAAAATGAATGCTTAG
- a CDS encoding DegT/DnrJ/EryC1/StrS aminotransferase family protein — MKKIQMVDLKGQYNQIKDAVDASVLEVLDSTAYINGPKVHEFQKNLEQYLGVKHVIPCANGTDALQIAMMGLGLKPGDEVITADFTFAATVEVIALLQLTPVLVDVNETTFNIDIEAIKKAITPKTKAIVPVHLFGLCANMEAIMEIAEEHDLYVIEDNAQGIGANYTYSDGKKAKSGTIGHVASTSFFPSKNLGCYGDGGAIFTNDDDLAHTIRGIVNHGMYERYHHDVVGVNSRLDSVQAAILDIKLKQLNTYNKRRQDAARAYNKAFKDQEHIVIPIGRDVCSGICDTCDCHVFHQYTLRILNGTRDGLVKHLNENGIPCGVYYPIPLHLQKAYKDSRYNEADFPVTNQLAKEVISLPMHTELDDDQIEFITTTVISFVNA; from the coding sequence ATGAAAAAAATTCAAATGGTTGACCTCAAAGGTCAATATAACCAAATAAAAGACGCTGTAGATGCCTCTGTTCTGGAGGTTTTAGATTCCACAGCATACATAAACGGGCCAAAGGTTCATGAGTTTCAAAAAAATTTAGAGCAATATCTTGGCGTAAAACATGTAATTCCATGTGCGAATGGAACCGATGCTTTGCAAATTGCCATGATGGGTCTTGGACTCAAGCCAGGTGATGAAGTAATTACTGCAGATTTTACCTTTGCAGCAACCGTAGAGGTCATTGCACTGTTGCAGTTAACACCTGTTCTTGTAGATGTTAATGAGACTACCTTTAATATCGACATTGAAGCCATCAAGAAAGCCATCACTCCAAAAACAAAAGCGATTGTTCCTGTACATCTCTTTGGACTCTGTGCCAATATGGAAGCCATAATGGAAATAGCAGAAGAACATGATCTGTATGTTATAGAAGATAATGCCCAAGGCATAGGTGCAAATTACACTTATAGTGATGGCAAAAAAGCAAAATCGGGTACTATAGGTCACGTCGCTTCTACCTCTTTTTTCCCATCAAAAAATTTAGGCTGTTATGGAGATGGCGGCGCCATCTTTACCAATGATGATGATCTGGCACATACCATTCGTGGCATTGTAAACCATGGTATGTATGAGCGCTATCATCATGATGTGGTAGGAGTGAACTCGAGATTAGATTCTGTTCAAGCAGCAATTTTAGATATTAAACTTAAGCAGCTCAATACTTACAATAAGCGACGTCAAGATGCGGCGAGAGCATATAATAAGGCTTTTAAAGATCAGGAGCATATCGTAATCCCAATTGGTCGTGATGTGTGTTCTGGTATTTGTGATACTTGTGACTGTCATGTATTTCATCAATATACGCTGCGCATTTTAAATGGAACTCGCGACGGTTTAGTGAAGCATTTAAACGAAAATGGAATTCCTTGCGGGGTATATTATCCTATTCCTTTACATCTGCAAAAGGCTTATAAAGATTCACGGTATAATGAAGCCGATTTCCCGGTTACCAATCAATTGGCAAAAGAGGTCATCTCTTTACCAATGCATACCGAACTAGACGACGATCAAATTGAATTTATTACCACAACGGTAATCAGTTTCGTAAACGCTTAA
- a CDS encoding 3-deoxy-D-manno-octulosonic acid transferase, translating into MKILAAFHPKIKKGVLGRRETFLKLKNDILITDQTLWFHCASLGEYEQGLPVFEVLRKDYPSHKIILSFFSPSGYEIRKHSKVADLVVYLPLDTKKNAIKFIELTHPDLVVFVKYDIWPNLLKQVKAHQIRAILISARFRKTQAYFKCYGNRLRQSLFAFGHIFVQDEKSHHLLKSIGFNSSTISGDTRYDRVYNQLQQNNQLDFIEAFKSSATCIVIGSSWPEDESILIPYINERASAQLKFIIAPHEIHHNHIQSLISKLQVKTIKKSEVAEHHLEDFKVLIVDNVGLLSKIYGSASIAYVGGAMGSTGLHNILEPAVFGVPIIIGQNYDRFPEAKAMIETAGVTSVKNTEELSTVLNTLITSSDYCKAEGEKNAAFVNKNRGAVNQITDYLRN; encoded by the coding sequence TTGAAAATTCTCGCAGCATTCCATCCTAAAATTAAAAAAGGGGTGCTTGGAAGACGAGAAACCTTCTTGAAACTCAAAAATGACATTTTAATTACAGATCAAACGCTTTGGTTTCATTGCGCTTCTTTAGGCGAGTACGAACAAGGACTTCCCGTTTTTGAAGTGCTTCGAAAAGACTATCCTTCACACAAAATCATCTTAAGCTTTTTCTCTCCTTCTGGATATGAGATTCGAAAACATTCAAAAGTGGCAGATCTTGTCGTTTACCTACCATTAGACACTAAAAAAAATGCCATAAAGTTTATAGAACTCACTCATCCTGATCTTGTTGTTTTTGTAAAATATGACATTTGGCCAAATCTTTTGAAGCAAGTGAAAGCACATCAGATTCGTGCCATTTTAATTTCAGCTCGTTTCAGAAAAACACAAGCTTATTTTAAATGCTATGGAAATCGTCTTCGTCAATCTCTTTTTGCCTTTGGGCATATTTTTGTTCAAGATGAAAAATCACATCACTTATTGAAATCTATAGGTTTTAATTCTAGCACTATTAGTGGGGACACTCGTTACGATAGAGTCTACAATCAACTGCAACAAAATAATCAATTGGATTTTATAGAAGCATTTAAAAGCTCTGCAACTTGCATTGTAATAGGGAGCAGTTGGCCAGAAGATGAATCGATTTTGATACCCTATATTAATGAACGTGCCTCTGCCCAATTAAAATTTATCATTGCCCCTCACGAAATTCATCACAATCACATTCAAAGCCTCATTTCAAAACTTCAGGTCAAAACCATTAAGAAATCTGAAGTGGCAGAACATCACTTAGAGGATTTTAAGGTCTTAATTGTGGACAACGTAGGATTGCTGTCAAAAATATACGGTAGCGCCTCTATCGCTTATGTTGGTGGTGCGATGGGCAGTACTGGATTGCATAATATTTTGGAACCTGCTGTTTTTGGAGTCCCCATAATTATTGGTCAGAACTATGACAGATTTCCTGAAGCCAAAGCAATGATTGAGACTGCAGGTGTAACTTCGGTAAAAAATACAGAAGAACTAAGCACTGTTTTGAACACTTTAATTACGTCATCAGATTACTGTAAGGCAGAGGGAGAAAAAAATGCCGCTTTCGTAAACAAAAATAGAGGTGCTGTAAACCAAATTACAGATTACCTTCGTAATTAA
- the gcvH gene encoding glycine cleavage system protein GcvH, with the protein MNIPSNLKYTKDHEWVMIDGDTATVGITDFAQGELGDIVYVEVETVDETLDLEEVFGTVEAVKTVSDLFLPLAGEITAFNEQLEDEPELVNTDPYGKGWMIKLKFSDASQIDGLLSADAYKELVGA; encoded by the coding sequence ATGAACATACCATCAAATTTAAAATACACCAAAGACCACGAATGGGTAATGATTGACGGCGATACTGCTACTGTCGGTATTACTGATTTTGCACAAGGCGAATTAGGTGATATTGTCTATGTAGAAGTAGAAACAGTAGATGAAACTTTAGATCTTGAAGAAGTATTCGGAACAGTTGAAGCCGTTAAAACAGTTTCAGATTTATTTTTACCACTAGCTGGAGAAATTACAGCATTTAACGAACAATTAGAGGATGAACCAGAATTGGTAAATACAGATCCTTATGGTAAAGGTTGGATGATCAAATTAAAATTTTCAGACGCTTCTCAAATAGACGGCTTACTCTCTGCAGATGCCTACAAGGAACTTGTTGGTGCTTAA